One Falco naumanni isolate bFalNau1 chromosome 13, bFalNau1.pat, whole genome shotgun sequence DNA segment encodes these proteins:
- the RNASEH2A gene encoding LOW QUALITY PROTEIN: ribonuclease H2 subunit A (The sequence of the model RefSeq protein was modified relative to this genomic sequence to represent the inferred CDS: deleted 1 base in 1 codon), which translates to MALARLEQDPAGAGRFGSAVPPPCSRLPCALGVDEAGRGPVLGPMVYGICYCPVEKLEELEALGVADSKTLSEGERERRFALLEAASDILGWALHVLPPDHISACMQQRAKYNLNELSHDTAVGLIQFALDSGVQVSEVFVDTVGPAEKYEAKLRQRFPGLAVTVRPKADGLFPIVSAASICAKVARDHAVKHWKFVEDLGDIDRDYGSGYPNDPKTKEWLQRNLEPVFGFPQFVRFSWGTARELLQRGGVPVKWADEDPDEDPAAPPSVLSYFKRVPPVRPPHRFFHERSLRSLAEL; encoded by the exons ATGGCGCTGGCGCGTCTGGAGCAGGAcccggcgggcgcggggcggtTCGGCTCGGCCGTGCCCCCCCCCTGCAGCCGCCTCCCCTGCGCCCTCGGCGTGGACGAAGCGGGGAGAGGGCCGGTGCTGG GGCCGATGGTTTATGGGATCTGCTACTGCCCCGTGGAGAAACTGGAGGAACTGGAAGCGCTGGGGGTGGCAG ACTCGAAGACGCTGTCAGAGGGGGAGCGAGAGCGGCGGTTCGCGCTGCTGGAGGCAGCGAGCGACATCCTGGGGTGGGCCCTGCACGTGCTGCCTCCCGACCACATCTCTGCCTGCATGCAGCAGCG AGCTAAATACAACCTGAATGAGCTGTCGCATGACACGGCCGTGGGCCTCATCCAGTTCGCACTGGACTCTGGGGTGCAGGTGTCCGAG GTGTTTGTGGACACAGTGGGGCCGGCGGAGAAGTATGAGGCGAAGCTGCGGCAGCGATTCCCGGGGCTGGCGGTGACCGTGCGCCCCAAAGCTGACGGGCTCTTCCCCATCGTCAGCGCCGCCAGCATCTGCGCCAAG gttgCCCGTGACCATGCTGTGAAGCACTGGAAGTTCGTGGAGGATTTGGGGGACATCGACCGGGACTATGGCTCAGGGTACCCCAATG accccaaGACGAAGGAGTGGCTGCAGCGGAACCTGGAACCCGTCTTTGGGTTCCCCCAGTTCGTGCGCTTCAGCTGGGGGACGGCGCGGGAGCTGCTGCAGCGC GGGGGGGTCCCCGTCAAGTG ggcTGACGAGGATCCCGATGAGGACCCTGCGGCCCCCCCCTCGGTGCTCTCCTACTTCAAACGTGTGCCCCCCGTGCGCCCCCCCCACCGCTTCTTCCACGAGCGCAGCCTGCGTTCCCTGGCCGAGCTGTGA
- the DHPS gene encoding deoxyhypusine synthase isoform X3: MAAPGQAPAAALRAVLKPSGPLPAQSLPVRGYDFAGGPDHAALLRSFLTTGFQATSFAQAVAEIHRMIAAKLEPLSAEERDRAGLGGPRPPSGCTIFLGFTSNLISSGVRETIRYLVQHNMVDVLVTTAGGVEEDIIKCLAPTYIGDFSLRGQDLRQSGINRIGNLLVPNDNYCKFEDWLMPILEQMVDEQETQNNIPVLSPALTDGSLGDMIFFHSYKHPGLVLDIVEDLRLINTQAIFARKTGMIILGGGLVKHHIANANLMRNGADFSVYVNTAQEFDGSDSGARPDEAVSWGKIRMDATPVKVYADASLVFPLLVAETFAQRADAFASGTPGD; the protein is encoded by the exons ATGGCGGCACCGGGGCaggccccggccgcggccctGCGGGCCGTGCTGAAGCCGAGCGGGCCTCTCCCGGCCCAGAGCCTCCCGGTGCGCGGGTACGACTTCGCCGGCGGCCCGGACCACGCCGCGCTGCTCCGCTCCTTCCTCACCACCGGCTTCCAGGCCACCAGCTTCGCCCAGGCCGTCGCCGAGATTCACCGGATG ATCGCGGCGAAGCTGGAGCCGCTGAGCGCGGAGGAGCGGGaccgggccgggctggggggaccCCGACCCCCCTCGGGCTGCACCATCTTCCTGGGCTTCACCTCCAACCTCATCAGCTCCGGCGTGCGGGAGACCATCCGCTACCTGGTGCAGCACAACATG GTGGACGTGCTGGTGACCACGGCGGGGGGCGTGGAGGAGGACATCATCAAGTGCTTGGCGCCCACCTACATTGGGGACTTCAGCCTGCGGGGCCAGGACCTGCGCCAGAGTGGCATCAACAG GATCGGGAACCTGCTGGTGCCCAACGACAACTACTGCAAGTTCGAGGACTGGCTGATGCCCATCCTGGAGCAGATGGTGGATGAGCAGGAAACACag AACAACATCCCAGTGCTGAGCCCGGCGCTCACCGATGGCTCCCTGGGGGACATGATCTTTTTTCACTCCTACAAGCACCCGGGGCTGGTGCTGGATATTGTGGAGG ACCTGCGCCTCATCAACACCCAGGCCATCTTTGCCAGGAAGACGGGAATGATCATCCTGGGCGGGGGGCTGGTGAAGCACCACATCGCCAACGCCAACCTGATG AGGAACGGAGCCGATTTCTCTGTCTACGTCAACACGGCGCAGGAGTTCGATGGCTCCGACTCGGGGGCGCGGCCAGACGAGGCTGTGTCCTGGGGCAAGATCCGGATGGATGCCACCCCTGTCAAG GTCTACGCCGATGCCTCCCTGGTGTTTCCGCTGCTGGTGGCGGAGACGTTTGCCCAGAGAGCCGATGCGTTCGCCTCGGGGACGCCGGGAGACTGA
- the DHPS gene encoding deoxyhypusine synthase isoform X2 translates to MAAPGQAPAAALRAVLKPSGPLPAQSLPVRGYDFAGGPDHAALLRSFLTTGFQATSFAQAVAEIHRMIAAKLEPLSAEERDRAGLGGPRPPSGCTIFLGFTSNLISSGVRETIRYLVQHNMVDVLVTTAGGVEEDIIKCLAPTYIGDFSLRGQDLRQSGINRIGNLLVPNDNYCKFEDWLMPILEQMVDEQETQGTRWTPSRMIARLGKEIDNPESVCYWAQKHPGLVLDIVEDLRLINTQAIFARKTGMIILGGGLVKHHIANANLMRNGADFSVYVNTAQEFDGSDSGARPDEAVSWGKIRMDATPVKVYADASLVFPLLVAETFAQRADAFASGTPGD, encoded by the exons ATGGCGGCACCGGGGCaggccccggccgcggccctGCGGGCCGTGCTGAAGCCGAGCGGGCCTCTCCCGGCCCAGAGCCTCCCGGTGCGCGGGTACGACTTCGCCGGCGGCCCGGACCACGCCGCGCTGCTCCGCTCCTTCCTCACCACCGGCTTCCAGGCCACCAGCTTCGCCCAGGCCGTCGCCGAGATTCACCGGATG ATCGCGGCGAAGCTGGAGCCGCTGAGCGCGGAGGAGCGGGaccgggccgggctggggggaccCCGACCCCCCTCGGGCTGCACCATCTTCCTGGGCTTCACCTCCAACCTCATCAGCTCCGGCGTGCGGGAGACCATCCGCTACCTGGTGCAGCACAACATG GTGGACGTGCTGGTGACCACGGCGGGGGGCGTGGAGGAGGACATCATCAAGTGCTTGGCGCCCACCTACATTGGGGACTTCAGCCTGCGGGGCCAGGACCTGCGCCAGAGTGGCATCAACAG GATCGGGAACCTGCTGGTGCCCAACGACAACTACTGCAAGTTCGAGGACTGGCTGATGCCCATCCTGGAGCAGATGGTGGATGAGCAGGAAACACag GGCACGAGGTGGACGCCCTCCAGGATGATCGCGCGGCTGGGCAAGGAGATCGACAACCCCGAGTCGGTGTGCTACTGGGCGCAGAag CACCCGGGGCTGGTGCTGGATATTGTGGAGG ACCTGCGCCTCATCAACACCCAGGCCATCTTTGCCAGGAAGACGGGAATGATCATCCTGGGCGGGGGGCTGGTGAAGCACCACATCGCCAACGCCAACCTGATG AGGAACGGAGCCGATTTCTCTGTCTACGTCAACACGGCGCAGGAGTTCGATGGCTCCGACTCGGGGGCGCGGCCAGACGAGGCTGTGTCCTGGGGCAAGATCCGGATGGATGCCACCCCTGTCAAG GTCTACGCCGATGCCTCCCTGGTGTTTCCGCTGCTGGTGGCGGAGACGTTTGCCCAGAGAGCCGATGCGTTCGCCTCGGGGACGCCGGGAGACTGA
- the WDR83 gene encoding WD repeat domain-containing protein 83: MAFPRPRPPRPELPRRRVRTLQCGQGAVRAVRFNVDGNYCMTCGSDKSLKLWNPHKGTALRTYQGHGYEVLDAAGSFDNSQLCSCGADKTVALWDVATGQVVRKYRGHAGKVNCVQFNEEATIIVSGSIDSTIRCWDCRSRRPDPVQVLDEAKDGVSSVKVSDHEILSGSVDGRVRRYDLRAGQLYCDYIGSPITSVCFSKDGQCTLAASLDSTLRLLDKETGELLGEYTGHRSTAYRLDCVLSEQDTHVGSASEDGNVYFWDLVEGSLALSLEVGRGVVQSLAFHPTLPCLLAATEGHIQLWREETFQPEGDNTAT, encoded by the exons ATGGCCTtcccgcggccccggcccccccgccccgagctGCCGCGGCGGCGGGTGCGGACACTGCAGTGCGGGCAGGGCGCGGTGCGGGCCGTGCGCTTCAACG tggaTGGGAACTACTGCATGACCTGTGGCAGCGACAAGTCCCTGAAGCTGTGGAACCCGCACAAGGGCACGGCGCTGCGCACCTACCAGGGGCACGGCTACGAGGTGCTGGATGCTGCCGG ctccttcgacaacagccagctctgctcctgcgGGGCCGACAAGACCGTGGCACTGTGGGACGTGGCCACCGGGCAAGTGGTCCGCAAGTACCGGGGACACGCGGGG AAAGTGAACTGCGTCCAGTTCAATGAGGAAGCCACCATCATAGTGTCCG GCTCTATCGACTCCACCATCCGGTGCTGGGActgccgctcccgccgccccgaCCCCGTCCAAGTCCTGGACGAGGCCAAGGACGGCGTCTCCAGCGTGAAGGTCTCCGATCACGAGATCCTCTCGGG CTCCGTGGATGGCCGTGTCCGACGCTATGACCTGCGCGCCGGCCAGCTCTACTGCGACTACATTGGGA gCCCCATCACCAGCGTGTGCTTCAGCAAGGACGGGCAGTGCACCCTGGCCGCCAGCCTCGACTCTACCCTGCGCCTACTGGACAAGGAGACGGGGGAGCTGCTGGGCGA gtacACAGGCCACCGCAGCACGGCGTACCGGCTGGACTGCGTGTTAAGCGAGCAGGACACCCACGTGGGCAGCGCCTCCGAGGATGGCAACGTCTACTTCTGGGACCTCGTGGAG gGCTCGCTGGCGCTCAGCCTGGAGGTGGGCCGCGGCGTGGTGCAGTCACTTGCCTTccaccccaccctgccctgcctgctcgCCGCCACCGAGGGCCACATCCAGCTCTGGCGCGAGGAGACCTTCCAGCCCGAGGGGGACAATACCGCCACGTGA
- the DHPS gene encoding deoxyhypusine synthase isoform X1 encodes MAAPGQAPAAALRAVLKPSGPLPAQSLPVRGYDFAGGPDHAALLRSFLTTGFQATSFAQAVAEIHRMIAAKLEPLSAEERDRAGLGGPRPPSGCTIFLGFTSNLISSGVRETIRYLVQHNMVDVLVTTAGGVEEDIIKCLAPTYIGDFSLRGQDLRQSGINRIGNLLVPNDNYCKFEDWLMPILEQMVDEQETQGTRWTPSRMIARLGKEIDNPESVCYWAQKNNIPVLSPALTDGSLGDMIFFHSYKHPGLVLDIVEDLRLINTQAIFARKTGMIILGGGLVKHHIANANLMRNGADFSVYVNTAQEFDGSDSGARPDEAVSWGKIRMDATPVKVYADASLVFPLLVAETFAQRADAFASGTPGD; translated from the exons ATGGCGGCACCGGGGCaggccccggccgcggccctGCGGGCCGTGCTGAAGCCGAGCGGGCCTCTCCCGGCCCAGAGCCTCCCGGTGCGCGGGTACGACTTCGCCGGCGGCCCGGACCACGCCGCGCTGCTCCGCTCCTTCCTCACCACCGGCTTCCAGGCCACCAGCTTCGCCCAGGCCGTCGCCGAGATTCACCGGATG ATCGCGGCGAAGCTGGAGCCGCTGAGCGCGGAGGAGCGGGaccgggccgggctggggggaccCCGACCCCCCTCGGGCTGCACCATCTTCCTGGGCTTCACCTCCAACCTCATCAGCTCCGGCGTGCGGGAGACCATCCGCTACCTGGTGCAGCACAACATG GTGGACGTGCTGGTGACCACGGCGGGGGGCGTGGAGGAGGACATCATCAAGTGCTTGGCGCCCACCTACATTGGGGACTTCAGCCTGCGGGGCCAGGACCTGCGCCAGAGTGGCATCAACAG GATCGGGAACCTGCTGGTGCCCAACGACAACTACTGCAAGTTCGAGGACTGGCTGATGCCCATCCTGGAGCAGATGGTGGATGAGCAGGAAACACag GGCACGAGGTGGACGCCCTCCAGGATGATCGCGCGGCTGGGCAAGGAGATCGACAACCCCGAGTCGGTGTGCTACTGGGCGCAGAag AACAACATCCCAGTGCTGAGCCCGGCGCTCACCGATGGCTCCCTGGGGGACATGATCTTTTTTCACTCCTACAAGCACCCGGGGCTGGTGCTGGATATTGTGGAGG ACCTGCGCCTCATCAACACCCAGGCCATCTTTGCCAGGAAGACGGGAATGATCATCCTGGGCGGGGGGCTGGTGAAGCACCACATCGCCAACGCCAACCTGATG AGGAACGGAGCCGATTTCTCTGTCTACGTCAACACGGCGCAGGAGTTCGATGGCTCCGACTCGGGGGCGCGGCCAGACGAGGCTGTGTCCTGGGGCAAGATCCGGATGGATGCCACCCCTGTCAAG GTCTACGCCGATGCCTCCCTGGTGTTTCCGCTGCTGGTGGCGGAGACGTTTGCCCAGAGAGCCGATGCGTTCGCCTCGGGGACGCCGGGAGACTGA